From a region of the Geothrix sp. 21YS21S-2 genome:
- a CDS encoding polyphenol oxidase family protein has protein sequence MLQPAVAPPFPLAWGFSTRQDDPSTLPPVRLRQVHGCGVVAATGEVQAADGIWTREPGCAVGVRVADCVPVLLAGLTPQGPWAAALHAGWRGAVAGILRKGVAVFRDQGGRPGDLAWALGPAILKCHFEVGEEVLDAAFKDPAWNDALAAPGPRGRPHLDLHGFLRAQALDLGLDRAKDGSVARCTYCEPDLLYSYRRGDLEGRQWGWVRIG, from the coding sequence ATGCTGCAGCCCGCCGTCGCTCCCCCCTTCCCCCTCGCCTGGGGTTTCTCCACCCGCCAGGACGATCCCTCCACCCTCCCCCCCGTGCGGCTCCGGCAGGTGCACGGCTGCGGGGTGGTGGCCGCCACCGGAGAGGTGCAGGCCGCCGACGGCATCTGGACCCGGGAGCCCGGGTGCGCCGTGGGCGTGCGGGTGGCGGACTGCGTCCCGGTGCTCCTGGCCGGCCTGACCCCCCAGGGGCCCTGGGCCGCCGCCCTCCATGCCGGCTGGCGCGGCGCCGTGGCGGGCATCCTGCGCAAGGGCGTCGCCGTCTTCCGGGACCAGGGGGGCCGCCCCGGGGACCTGGCCTGGGCCCTGGGCCCCGCCATCCTGAAGTGCCACTTCGAGGTGGGCGAGGAGGTCCTGGACGCCGCGTTCAAGGACCCCGCCTGGAACGACGCCCTGGCCGCCCCCGGCCCCCGGGGCAGGCCCCACCTGGACCTCCACGGCTTCCTGCGCGCCCAGGCCCTGGACCTGGGCCTGGACAGGGCCAAGGACGGATCGGTGGCCCGGTGCACGTACTGCGAGCCGGACCTCCTGTATTCCTATCGCCGCGGCGACCTCGAAGGCCGGCAGTGGGGCTGGGTGCGCATCGGCTAG
- the hypF gene encoding carbamoyltransferase HypF — protein MPRIRVRVAGVVQGVGFRPFIYRIARDRGLGGWVLNRPDGVVVEVEGPGGALEGFLAALEKEAPAPARIRSVAVEERPEEGEGTFTIRPSDGGGDTRPSVPADLALCPDCAREVEDPADRRHGYPFTNCTYCGPRFTIIEGLPYDRPRTAMKGFPLCPACAAEYGDPGNRRFHAQPVACPACGPRLDLPGWARDPLEGAARALLDGRILALKGLGGYQLLADATSGPAVARLRERKRREEKPFAVMFPDGASLEAACLVSPLERALLASPEAPILLLARRDSAAIDPGVAPGNPRLGAFLPYTPLHRLLLARVGRPLVCTSGNLSDEPMCHTEADALERLGGIADLFLGHDRPILRPVDDSVVRVDAHGPTLLRRARGYAPLAHPVALGGPPVLALGAHQKSTLCLLDRGQAVVSQHLGDLHTADGAELLERTVEDFLRFFKVEPAVLACDLHPDYASTRLGERLARAWGRPLVRVQHHHAHVAALAAELGLEGPLSGLAWDGTGLGSDGALWGGEGLLADGGAFTRTAHLKPFPLPGGDRAARDPGRSALGLLWEATGTLDGGEAFGDLAVVRSMLERGVNSPRTSSVGRLFDAVAALAGVRSARGFEGQAAAALEFAALASDDPGTYPWGLGTGPVLVADPAPLVAALLGDRARGVAPERCARRFHRALADLALAMARAAGKEQVLLTGGCFQNALLTSLVRETLARDGFRPLSPEAFPPNDGAISLGQAAVAAAT, from the coding sequence ATGCCCCGGATCCGGGTGCGGGTCGCGGGGGTGGTGCAGGGGGTGGGTTTCCGCCCCTTCATCTATCGTATCGCCCGGGACCGCGGGCTCGGGGGCTGGGTGCTGAACCGCCCCGACGGGGTGGTGGTGGAGGTGGAGGGACCCGGAGGGGCCCTGGAGGGCTTCCTGGCGGCGCTGGAGAAGGAGGCGCCGGCCCCCGCGCGGATCCGGAGCGTCGCCGTGGAGGAACGGCCCGAGGAAGGGGAGGGGACCTTCACGATCCGCCCCAGCGACGGGGGCGGCGACACGCGGCCCTCGGTCCCCGCGGACCTGGCCCTCTGCCCCGACTGCGCCCGGGAGGTGGAGGACCCCGCCGACCGCCGCCACGGCTACCCCTTCACCAACTGCACCTACTGCGGCCCCCGCTTCACCATCATCGAAGGCCTCCCCTACGACCGGCCCCGCACGGCCATGAAGGGTTTTCCGCTGTGCCCGGCCTGCGCGGCGGAGTACGGGGACCCCGGGAACAGGCGCTTCCATGCGCAGCCCGTGGCCTGCCCCGCCTGCGGGCCCCGCCTCGACCTTCCGGGCTGGGCGAGGGATCCGCTGGAGGGGGCCGCCCGGGCCCTCCTGGACGGGCGGATCCTGGCCCTCAAGGGCCTGGGGGGCTACCAGCTGCTGGCCGACGCCACCTCGGGACCGGCCGTGGCCCGCCTCCGGGAACGCAAGCGGCGCGAGGAGAAGCCCTTCGCGGTCATGTTCCCGGACGGGGCCTCCCTGGAGGCGGCCTGCCTCGTGTCCCCCCTGGAGCGGGCGCTCCTGGCCTCCCCGGAGGCCCCCATCCTCCTCCTGGCCCGGCGGGACTCCGCGGCCATCGACCCCGGGGTGGCCCCGGGCAACCCCAGGCTGGGAGCCTTCCTGCCCTACACGCCCCTCCACCGGCTCCTCCTGGCGCGGGTGGGGCGGCCCCTGGTGTGCACCAGCGGCAACCTCTCCGACGAGCCCATGTGCCACACGGAGGCCGACGCCCTGGAGCGCCTGGGGGGCATCGCCGACCTCTTCCTGGGCCACGACCGGCCCATCCTCCGCCCCGTGGACGACTCCGTGGTGCGCGTGGACGCCCACGGTCCCACCCTCCTGCGCCGGGCCCGGGGCTACGCCCCCCTGGCCCACCCGGTGGCGCTGGGGGGGCCACCGGTGCTGGCCCTGGGGGCCCACCAGAAGAGCACCCTCTGCCTCCTGGACCGGGGCCAGGCCGTGGTCAGCCAGCACCTGGGGGACCTCCACACCGCCGACGGGGCCGAACTCCTGGAGCGCACCGTGGAGGACTTCCTGCGCTTCTTCAAGGTGGAGCCCGCGGTCCTGGCCTGCGACCTCCACCCCGACTACGCCTCCACCCGGCTCGGGGAGCGCCTGGCCCGTGCCTGGGGCCGGCCCCTGGTGCGGGTGCAGCACCACCATGCCCACGTGGCGGCCCTGGCGGCGGAGCTGGGTCTGGAAGGGCCCCTGTCCGGCCTGGCCTGGGACGGCACGGGCCTGGGCTCCGACGGCGCCCTGTGGGGAGGCGAGGGCCTGCTGGCGGATGGCGGCGCCTTCACCCGCACCGCCCACCTCAAGCCCTTCCCCCTGCCCGGGGGCGACCGGGCCGCGCGGGATCCGGGCCGCAGCGCCCTGGGTCTCCTGTGGGAGGCCACGGGGACCCTGGACGGAGGGGAGGCCTTCGGCGACCTGGCCGTGGTCCGGTCCATGCTGGAGCGGGGCGTGAACAGCCCCCGCACCTCCAGCGTCGGGCGGCTCTTCGACGCGGTGGCGGCCCTCGCGGGCGTCCGGTCCGCGCGGGGCTTCGAGGGGCAGGCCGCGGCGGCGCTGGAGTTCGCGGCCCTGGCGTCGGACGACCCCGGCACCTACCCCTGGGGCCTGGGAACGGGCCCGGTCCTGGTGGCCGACCCGGCCCCCCTGGTGGCGGCCCTCCTGGGCGACCGGGCCCGGGGCGTGGCCCCGGAGCGCTGCGCCAGGCGGTTCCACCGGGCCTTGGCCGACCTGGCCCTGGCCATGGCCCGGGCGGCGGGGAAGGAGCAGGTCCTTCTCACCGGGGGCTGCTTCCAGAATGCCCTCCTGACCTCCCTGGTGCGGGAGACCCTGGCCCGGGACGGCTTCCGGCCGCTCAGCCCGGAAGCCTTCCCGCCCAATGACGGCGCCATCTCCCTGGGCCAGGCCGCGGTGGCCGCGGCCACCTGA
- the hypB gene encoding hydrogenase nickel incorporation protein HypB: MCTTCGCGGDGTTIGGKPHAHDHAHPAPGVRRRVVVERDLLAKNNALAADNRAWFEERGIFALNLVSSPGSGKTTLLVETIRRLNGTLPIAVIEGDQQTSNDADRIRAAGAPAIQINTGKGCHLDAHMVGHAAAELGAPEGALLLIENVGNLVCPAEFDLGEAHKVVILSVTEGEDKPLKYPDMFANSGVLVVNKIDLLPYLAFDVELCVANALKVNPKLKVIRVSATSGEGLEDWTRWIVESHALARA, from the coding sequence ATGTGCACCACCTGCGGCTGCGGCGGAGACGGGACCACCATCGGCGGCAAGCCCCACGCCCATGACCACGCCCATCCCGCCCCCGGGGTGCGCCGGCGCGTGGTCGTCGAGCGCGACCTCCTGGCCAAGAACAACGCCCTGGCCGCCGACAACCGCGCCTGGTTCGAGGAGCGGGGGATCTTCGCCCTGAACCTCGTGTCCAGCCCGGGTTCCGGCAAGACGACCCTCCTGGTGGAGACCATCCGGAGGCTCAACGGCACCCTGCCCATCGCCGTCATCGAGGGGGACCAGCAGACGAGCAACGACGCCGACCGCATCCGCGCCGCGGGGGCCCCGGCCATCCAGATCAACACCGGCAAGGGCTGCCACCTGGACGCGCACATGGTGGGCCACGCCGCGGCCGAGCTGGGCGCGCCCGAGGGGGCCCTCCTGCTCATCGAGAACGTCGGCAACCTGGTGTGCCCGGCGGAGTTCGACCTGGGCGAGGCCCACAAGGTGGTCATCCTCTCGGTCACGGAAGGCGAGGACAAGCCCCTCAAGTACCCGGACATGTTCGCCAATTCCGGCGTCCTGGTGGTGAACAAGATCGACCTTCTGCCCTACCTGGCCTTCGACGTGGAGCTGTGCGTCGCCAACGCCCTGAAGGTGAACCCGAAGCTCAAGGTGATCCGGGTCTCGGCCACCTCGGGGGAGGGCCTGGAGGACTGGACCCGCTGGATCGTGGAAAGCCACGCCCTGGCCCGGGCCTGA
- a CDS encoding MFS transporter: MRTRLLDPLASRIFMMVWIANMASNVGTQIQSVGEKWQMAHLTASPLLVALIETGTTLPVLLLGLTAGALADIVDRRRLLLATQVFMLGCAGLLSGLTFLHQITPPVLLVMSFLIGIGSALSMPAFQAIVPELLDRKHLAGGVALNSAGFNVSRALGPAVGGLIVGLLGAGWAFALNAVSFLAVVAVLASWERRPPISSLPGERFLGALKVGFRYARHSRPFQIILLRALGYSWFAGVIFSLLPSLAILHLHLGSEAFGALMGCVGAGAVAGVFFLGPLRDRFDTSRILAGYTLLAAVCQGVMAYVPHTPTVALCLFFSGMSWLGILSTINTAIQLSVPPWVKARAFGTYHTVWGGAMALGAAFWGVVAQHAGIRAAMGLSALGMLAALAALHRLRITAFDEVLDLGPHHDAPHAPTSIPPEAGPILVQMEYHVFPERRTAFLGAMEAVRRLRLRDGAMRWALFEEPDRTGPPRFLETYLSSTMGEHLRQHHRATAQDRAVLAAAYEHAEGGRPETRHLVVVEDHDSSLLQRIWQGWAGE, from the coding sequence GTGCGAACACGGCTCCTGGACCCCTTGGCGTCCCGGATCTTCATGATGGTCTGGATCGCCAACATGGCTTCCAACGTGGGCACCCAGATCCAAAGCGTGGGCGAGAAGTGGCAGATGGCCCACCTCACCGCCTCCCCCCTGCTCGTGGCCCTCATCGAGACGGGGACGACCCTCCCGGTGCTCCTGCTGGGGCTCACGGCGGGGGCCCTTGCGGACATCGTGGACCGCCGGCGGCTGCTCCTGGCCACGCAGGTCTTCATGCTGGGGTGCGCGGGGCTGCTCTCGGGCCTGACCTTCCTTCACCAGATCACGCCCCCGGTGCTGCTGGTCATGTCCTTCCTCATCGGCATCGGGTCGGCGCTGAGCATGCCGGCCTTCCAGGCCATCGTGCCCGAATTGCTGGACCGCAAGCACCTGGCCGGGGGCGTGGCCCTCAACAGCGCCGGCTTCAACGTGAGCCGGGCCCTGGGCCCGGCGGTGGGCGGGCTCATCGTCGGACTCCTGGGCGCGGGGTGGGCCTTCGCGCTCAACGCGGTCTCCTTCCTGGCGGTGGTGGCGGTGCTGGCCTCGTGGGAGCGGCGGCCTCCCATCTCCAGCCTCCCCGGGGAGCGCTTCCTGGGGGCCCTGAAGGTGGGCTTCCGGTACGCCCGGCACAGCCGGCCCTTCCAGATCATCCTGCTGCGCGCCCTGGGCTACTCCTGGTTCGCGGGGGTCATCTTCTCCCTGCTGCCCTCCCTGGCCATCCTGCACCTCCACCTGGGTTCGGAGGCCTTCGGCGCCCTCATGGGCTGCGTGGGCGCGGGGGCGGTGGCCGGGGTCTTCTTCCTGGGTCCGCTGCGGGACCGGTTCGACACCAGCCGCATCCTGGCCGGCTACACGCTGCTGGCCGCCGTGTGCCAGGGCGTCATGGCCTACGTGCCCCACACCCCCACGGTGGCCCTGTGCCTGTTCTTCTCGGGCATGAGCTGGCTGGGGATCCTCTCCACCATCAACACCGCCATCCAGCTTTCCGTGCCGCCCTGGGTGAAGGCACGGGCCTTCGGCACCTACCATACGGTCTGGGGCGGGGCCATGGCCCTGGGCGCGGCCTTCTGGGGCGTCGTGGCCCAGCACGCCGGGATCCGCGCGGCCATGGGCCTGTCGGCCCTGGGCATGCTCGCGGCCCTGGCGGCCCTGCACCGGCTGCGCATCACCGCCTTCGACGAGGTTCTGGACCTGGGTCCCCACCACGACGCGCCCCACGCCCCCACCTCCATCCCGCCTGAAGCCGGCCCCATCCTGGTGCAGATGGAGTACCACGTGTTCCCCGAACGCAGGACGGCGTTCCTGGGCGCCATGGAGGCCGTGCGGCGCCTGCGGCTGCGGGACGGGGCCATGCGCTGGGCCCTGTTCGAGGAGCCCGACCGGACCGGGCCGCCCCGGTTCCTGGAGACCTACCTGAGCTCCACCATGGGCGAGCACCTGCGCCAGCACCACCGCGCCACCGCCCAGGACCGCGCCGTCCTGGCCGCCGCCTACGAGCACGCCGAGGGCGGCCGGCCCGAGACCCGGCACCTGGTGGTGGTGGAGGACCACGACTCGAGCCTCCTGCAGCGGATCTGGCAAGGCTGGGCCGGGGAGTGA
- a CDS encoding DMT family transporter produces the protein MERIIDRVPERSKGLAYLVAASLLWSSSGIFIKVLTLSAFHIACYRSLVSALAIVAILALRGRAWSLPRDPLSLAGSCIYALVLVLFVVATKLTTAANAIFLQYAAPIYLLFLEPWIFRRPFARRDFWAVAACLGGMALFFAGHLEKGGLAGNVLALASGFLLALFSLLLKWKRETRPGHDPIGMVVLGNLVVALICLPKVLPAPQVTLNQGLMLAYLGIFQLGIAYMFFTAGMRYLSATAALITCMLEAVFNPVWVFIGVGERPSPYALAGGVVILSVILWYNLRKAPVPEPLD, from the coding sequence ATGGAACGAATCATCGACCGCGTGCCGGAGCGGAGCAAGGGTCTGGCCTATCTGGTCGCGGCTTCGCTTCTCTGGAGCTCCAGCGGGATCTTCATCAAGGTCCTCACCCTCTCCGCCTTCCACATCGCCTGCTACCGGTCCCTGGTGTCGGCGCTGGCCATCGTGGCCATCCTGGCGCTGCGCGGACGGGCCTGGTCCCTGCCCCGGGACCCCCTGAGCCTCGCGGGCTCCTGCATCTACGCCCTGGTGCTGGTGCTGTTCGTGGTGGCCACCAAGCTCACCACCGCCGCCAACGCCATCTTCCTGCAGTACGCCGCGCCCATCTACCTGCTGTTCCTGGAACCCTGGATCTTCCGCAGACCCTTCGCGCGCCGGGACTTCTGGGCCGTGGCGGCCTGCCTCGGGGGCATGGCGCTGTTCTTCGCCGGCCACCTGGAGAAGGGCGGCCTCGCCGGCAACGTGCTGGCCCTGGCCTCGGGGTTCCTCCTGGCCCTCTTCTCGCTGCTGCTCAAGTGGAAGCGCGAGACCCGGCCCGGCCACGACCCCATCGGCATGGTGGTCCTGGGCAACCTGGTGGTGGCCCTCATCTGCCTTCCCAAGGTCCTGCCGGCTCCGCAGGTCACCCTGAACCAGGGCCTGATGCTGGCCTACCTGGGCATCTTCCAGCTGGGCATCGCCTACATGTTCTTCACGGCCGGCATGCGCTACCTGTCGGCCACCGCGGCGCTCATCACCTGCATGCTGGAGGCGGTGTTCAATCCGGTGTGGGTGTTCATCGGCGTGGGAGAACGGCCGTCGCCGTACGCGCTGGCGGGGGGCGTGGTCATCCTGTCGGTGATCCTCTGGTACAACCTCCGCAAGGCGCCCGTGCCGGAGCCCCTGGACTGA
- a CDS encoding diguanylate cyclase domain-containing protein produces MKLRNSLVVRTTLQVMGIALVLGFVSLGFGGGTLARRWERARQQEALEALLDVVAPSASAACFADDGVLADQVVRGLIGTPSVQGARIRAGDRVLAEASRTVPAPGAASLTRSLQSPFAPESVLGELVLFPDPGEARRQGAHAAGLFRTWSLGILAILAGGLALTVHQVIIAPITALTRELHALQAGAGGRLATPKGHHRDELGQLVGDVNALLERMVEAMWKEQALGQRQLQDGRLVQAPGGDVGANLIVVRGDGGLEAWTPGVQRLLGQEPLPGAPVPTLFGTQAGRVGEALDRCRASGSALATLRMPDPAGPGHRWLHLTLDRIGPGWCQGLLADVTSYLDAPAAGGGLEVKDPVTGALNRLGAEHALEERFASGTRGPGLLLLALDGLERAPGGRDEILRQAAQRLAAGTRRWDLLAHLGDATFLVILDRLEDTEAGMKRAQALVERLGIPFPLAAGGEARITASAGLTLRRPGEGPSRQALLERAGTALAEAQRNGGGLCLLD; encoded by the coding sequence GTGAAGCTCCGGAACAGCCTCGTCGTGAGAACGACCCTGCAGGTGATGGGGATCGCGCTGGTGCTCGGCTTCGTGTCCCTGGGCTTCGGGGGGGGCACCCTGGCCCGGCGCTGGGAACGGGCGCGGCAGCAGGAGGCGCTGGAGGCCCTGCTGGACGTGGTGGCGCCCTCGGCCAGCGCCGCGTGCTTCGCCGACGACGGGGTCCTGGCCGACCAGGTGGTGCGGGGCCTCATCGGCACCCCCTCGGTGCAGGGCGCACGCATCCGCGCGGGGGACCGGGTGCTGGCCGAGGCCAGCCGCACCGTGCCCGCGCCCGGTGCCGCCTCCCTTACCCGGTCCCTGCAGAGCCCCTTCGCCCCGGAGTCCGTCCTGGGCGAGCTGGTGCTCTTCCCCGACCCCGGAGAGGCCCGGCGCCAGGGCGCCCACGCCGCGGGCCTGTTCCGCACGTGGTCCCTGGGCATCCTGGCCATCCTGGCCGGGGGCCTGGCCCTGACGGTGCACCAGGTGATCATCGCCCCCATCACCGCCCTGACCCGCGAACTCCACGCCCTGCAGGCCGGCGCCGGAGGGCGCCTGGCGACCCCGAAGGGGCACCACCGGGATGAGCTGGGCCAGCTGGTGGGCGACGTGAACGCCCTGCTGGAGCGCATGGTCGAGGCCATGTGGAAGGAGCAGGCCCTGGGCCAGCGCCAGCTCCAGGACGGACGTCTGGTCCAGGCCCCGGGCGGGGACGTGGGGGCCAACCTCATCGTGGTGCGCGGCGACGGGGGCCTGGAGGCCTGGACCCCAGGCGTCCAGCGCCTTCTGGGCCAGGAGCCCCTGCCGGGCGCTCCGGTGCCCACCCTGTTCGGAACCCAGGCCGGTCGCGTGGGCGAGGCCCTGGACCGGTGCCGCGCCTCCGGTTCCGCCCTTGCGACCCTGCGCATGCCGGACCCGGCGGGCCCGGGCCACCGGTGGCTGCACCTCACCCTGGACCGCATCGGTCCCGGGTGGTGCCAGGGCCTCCTGGCGGACGTCACGTCCTACCTGGACGCCCCCGCCGCCGGGGGAGGCCTGGAGGTGAAGGACCCGGTCACCGGGGCCCTGAACCGCCTCGGGGCCGAGCACGCCCTGGAGGAGCGCTTCGCCTCCGGCACCCGGGGCCCCGGTCTCCTCCTCCTGGCCCTGGACGGCCTGGAGCGCGCCCCAGGCGGCCGGGACGAGATCCTGAGGCAGGCCGCGCAACGTCTGGCCGCCGGCACCCGCCGCTGGGACCTGCTGGCGCATCTGGGCGACGCCACCTTCCTGGTCATCCTGGACCGCCTGGAGGATACGGAGGCCGGGATGAAACGGGCCCAGGCCCTGGTCGAGAGGCTGGGCATCCCCTTTCCCCTGGCTGCGGGAGGCGAGGCCCGCATCACCGCCAGCGCAGGGTTGACGCTGCGCAGGCCGGGGGAGGGGCCCAGCCGCCAGGCCCTGCTCGAACGCGCCGGCACGGCCCTGGCCGAGGCCCAGCGGAACGGGGGAGGGCTCTGCCTCCTCGACTAG
- a CDS encoding flagellin, which yields MSSILNNLSAIGASRQLSISGNQLGQVIERLTTGKRINKASDDAAGLAIANKLGADIKVAGQAQRNTNDGVSYMQVADGTLDSVTQLLTRAAQLAQQAQTGTISDSNRANLDAEFQNIVKTMINIGHNTNFNGQAIFTSVPQSLTVAAGDYGVLTLDMQVLSPDATTALGISTTNSLTSITGASVVAGLLTTALASVSTMRASIGASEQQLNATSDILGIQVQNFTAAMSQIQDANIADEVVNLTKFQILQQSGTSALSKSNQNAQQVLALLQ from the coding sequence ATGAGCTCAATCCTGAACAACCTCTCCGCCATCGGAGCCAGCCGGCAGTTGTCGATTTCCGGCAACCAGCTGGGACAGGTCATCGAGCGGCTCACCACCGGCAAGCGCATCAACAAGGCCTCGGACGACGCCGCGGGCCTGGCCATCGCCAACAAGCTCGGCGCCGACATCAAGGTCGCCGGGCAGGCCCAGCGCAACACCAACGACGGCGTCTCCTACATGCAGGTTGCCGACGGCACCCTGGATTCGGTGACCCAGCTGCTCACCCGGGCCGCCCAGCTCGCCCAGCAGGCCCAGACCGGAACCATCAGCGACTCCAACCGGGCCAACCTGGACGCCGAGTTCCAGAACATCGTCAAGACGATGATCAACATCGGCCACAACACGAACTTCAACGGGCAGGCCATCTTCACCAGCGTGCCCCAGTCCCTCACCGTGGCCGCCGGGGACTACGGCGTGCTCACCCTCGACATGCAGGTGCTCTCGCCCGACGCCACCACGGCCCTGGGCATCAGCACCACCAACAGCCTCACGTCCATCACCGGCGCCTCCGTCGTGGCCGGGCTCCTCACCACCGCCCTGGCCTCCGTGAGCACGATGCGCGCCTCCATCGGCGCCTCGGAGCAGCAGCTGAACGCGACGTCGGACATCCTGGGCATCCAGGTGCAGAACTTCACCGCCGCCATGAGCCAGATCCAGGACGCCAACATCGCGGACGAGGTGGTGAACCTCACCAAGTTCCAGATCCTCCAGCAGTCGGGGACCAGCGCCCTGAGCAAGTCGAACCAGAACGCCCAGCAGGTGCTCGCGCTGCTGCAGTAA
- the thpR gene encoding RNA 2',3'-cyclic phosphodiesterase, with protein sequence MTALRLFFALPAPEGVRDLAAGIQRQLQGRRAALPSLDGLHLTLAFLGDQDPARVPDLLGVARSAAAGRAPFLLETAGLGLFARSRILHLAFRPQPALDALASDLRAGLRSLGIAFDDKPLRPHITLARMKEPVDPADLVPGPDLAFEAGEVLLYRSTPTDRGSRYESLGSTSSGPA encoded by the coding sequence GTGACCGCGCTGCGCCTCTTCTTCGCCCTGCCGGCCCCCGAAGGCGTGAGGGACCTGGCCGCCGGGATCCAGCGCCAGCTCCAGGGCCGCCGCGCCGCCCTGCCCTCGCTGGACGGCCTCCACCTCACCCTGGCCTTCCTGGGCGACCAGGACCCGGCCAGGGTCCCCGACCTGCTGGGCGTCGCCCGGAGCGCCGCCGCAGGCCGGGCCCCCTTCCTCCTGGAGACCGCCGGCCTGGGCCTGTTCGCGAGGTCCAGGATCCTCCACCTGGCCTTCCGCCCCCAGCCCGCGCTGGACGCCCTGGCCTCGGACCTGCGGGCCGGCCTGAGGAGCCTGGGAATCGCCTTCGACGACAAGCCCCTGCGGCCCCACATCACCCTGGCGCGCATGAAGGAGCCCGTGGACCCGGCGGACCTGGTCCCGGGGCCGGATCTCGCGTTCGAGGCGGGGGAGGTGCTCCTCTACCGGAGCACCCCCACGGACCGGGGGTCGCGCTACGAGAGCCTGGGTTCTACCTCTTCCGGGCCAGCGTGA
- a CDS encoding DUF2911 domain-containing protein — MHSFPLVLLFVATALAAQAPALVLPQASPRAKVAQTVGLTEISVVYARPSVHGRKVWGELVPFGQVWRAGANENTVITFSTPVKAGGVALPAGSYGLHMLPAASAWTVILSTQSQAWGSFSYDPKEDAARFAVTPVPAEDLDRLAYTFDDVSDNAATLSLRWEKLRLPIRIEVDTNQVVVASLREQLRGLPRFFPEGWAGAAGWCARHDVNLEEAMGWIDRSLEMKATFNGLRTKALLLEKRGDAAGAAGFRAKAMAVATEADVNNLAYALLGQGKVDEALDLLRRNVKDHPESWNAYDSLAEGLAAKGDKPAAIQNYQKALEMVKAEDQRTRIRGELAKLK, encoded by the coding sequence ATGCATTCCTTCCCGCTCGTCCTTCTCTTCGTGGCCACGGCCCTCGCCGCCCAGGCGCCCGCCCTCGTACTTCCCCAGGCCAGCCCCAGGGCGAAGGTCGCCCAGACCGTGGGGCTCACCGAGATCAGCGTCGTCTACGCCCGCCCCTCCGTCCATGGCCGCAAGGTGTGGGGGGAACTGGTGCCCTTCGGCCAGGTGTGGCGGGCGGGCGCCAACGAGAACACCGTCATCACCTTCTCCACCCCGGTCAAGGCCGGCGGCGTGGCGCTTCCCGCAGGAAGCTACGGGCTCCACATGCTGCCCGCCGCCTCGGCGTGGACGGTCATCCTCAGCACCCAGAGCCAGGCCTGGGGAAGCTTCAGCTACGACCCCAAGGAGGATGCCGCCCGGTTTGCCGTGACCCCGGTTCCCGCCGAGGACCTGGACCGCCTGGCCTACACCTTCGACGACGTCTCCGACAACGCCGCGACCCTTTCCCTCCGCTGGGAGAAGCTGCGCCTGCCCATCCGCATCGAGGTGGACACGAACCAGGTGGTGGTCGCGAGCCTGCGGGAGCAGCTCCGGGGTCTGCCGCGGTTCTTCCCCGAGGGCTGGGCGGGTGCGGCCGGCTGGTGCGCCCGCCATGACGTCAACCTGGAGGAGGCCATGGGCTGGATCGACCGCTCCCTGGAGATGAAGGCGACCTTCAACGGCCTGCGCACCAAGGCCCTCCTCCTGGAAAAGCGCGGCGACGCCGCCGGCGCCGCGGGCTTCCGGGCCAAGGCCATGGCCGTGGCCACCGAGGCCGACGTGAACAACCTGGCCTACGCCCTGCTGGGGCAGGGCAAGGTGGACGAGGCCCTGGACCTGCTCCGCAGGAACGTGAAGGACCACCCGGAGTCCTGGAACGCCTACGACAGCCTCGCCGAGGGCCTGGCCGCCAAGGGCGACAAGCCCGCCGCCATCCAGAACTACCAGAAGGCCCTGGAGATGGTGAAGGCGGAGGACCAGCGCACGCGCATCCGGGGGGAACTTGCGAAGCTGAAGTGA
- a CDS encoding class I SAM-dependent methyltransferase translates to MSNRTLPLDDAIYHYLLAASLREHPEQTALRKATRALPGAHMQISPEQGQFMQLLVKLLGARRTLEIGVFTGYSALSVALALPPYGHLLACDVNADTTSVALPHWQRAGVAERIELVLAPALETLDARLTAGQGGTYDFAFIDADKTSYEAYFERCLALVRPGGLIAIDNVLWNGRVAHPAADADTAAIQRLNARLLGDERVDLSMVPIGDGLTLARKR, encoded by the coding sequence ATGAGCAATCGCACCCTGCCCCTCGACGACGCCATCTACCACTACCTGCTCGCCGCCTCCCTGCGGGAGCACCCGGAGCAGACGGCGCTGCGCAAGGCCACCCGCGCGCTCCCCGGGGCCCACATGCAGATCTCCCCGGAGCAGGGCCAGTTCATGCAGCTCCTCGTCAAGCTCCTGGGGGCCCGGCGGACCCTGGAGATCGGGGTGTTCACGGGCTACAGCGCCCTGTCGGTGGCCCTGGCGCTGCCGCCCTACGGCCACCTCCTGGCCTGCGACGTGAACGCGGACACCACGTCGGTGGCGCTCCCCCACTGGCAGCGGGCCGGGGTGGCCGAGCGCATCGAGCTGGTCCTGGCCCCGGCCCTGGAAACGCTGGACGCTCGCCTGACGGCAGGGCAGGGCGGCACGTACGACTTCGCCTTCATCGACGCCGACAAGACGTCCTACGAGGCCTACTTCGAGCGCTGCCTGGCCCTGGTGCGCCCGGGCGGCCTCATCGCCATCGACAACGTCCTCTGGAACGGCCGCGTCGCCCACCCGGCCGCCGACGCCGACACCGCGGCGATCCAGCGGCTCAACGCCAGGCTCCTCGGGGACGAGCGGGTGGACCTGTCCATGGTCCCCATCGGGGACGGCCTCACGCTGGCCCGGAAGAGGTAG